One stretch of Sardina pilchardus chromosome 17, fSarPil1.1, whole genome shotgun sequence DNA includes these proteins:
- the LOC134062002 gene encoding uncharacterized protein LOC134062002 has product MSAGSSPLLTIRSSDSDADFVPPTQRRRSARAIKANSKWANSTAADIAAVLAQSGIPYNAELSKEDLVLLAHNTLGSPQLHAEPNVPGPAPDLPVDPAADLEEPAPPPKKRRAKTKHLTPAPRKRKPTAPTLPDSPVSSQPILDAVLSLTASITAIDSRIQALEHQRPALPASSPSAAPPAPAAIQWPVPLQAPNTSTGFSAANSTLVLAGTAVSPAFSLATALPAPPLGRSFVAPSTVSISPQLSVYPDRRIELDTYLAIMADFNLRYGGTLFYQYHNAFSAKSASYISLYNLRLDWSVVDTELLVRHFSGQRSLSCNICGSHAHTAILCPQTAFNRPPLPVAVQHPDSGFRVGVLSPLSCSYTARNLQSALTEPSIVSELLSKELNKGYVLGPFSAPPFHPFRVNSLGVATRKYSGKKRLIFDMSSPHSETWSSVNEMIPLEPFSLHYASVDNAIHLIKIAGQGALLAKADITDAFKVMPIHPADWPLFCVKWQSKFYFAVRLTFGCRSSPHIFNCLSEALCWILLNVCHLPFVLHLLDDFLLIDFPAKTSSVLDVLRNVFQELEVPLSAEKTLGPVTSLEFLGIILDSVKMQASLPDEKLTRIREVSASSLSVGSVTKRELLSLLGHLNFAMRIIPQGRSFISRLLDLAHSVENLSDSIVLDSGCQSDLSFWSKLLKHWNGISFFYNDHTDSSVSLKLFTDAAPSLGFGGLYNDLWFAEKWSDEFLAFSSDAVSSALFELYPIVVSCVLWGKEWSRKRILFFCDNEAVVAIINKGRSRCPKIMSLLRRLTWQSVIHNFVVNASHVPGYINVEADALSRLRFQEFQRLCPSASKVSTPCPKFSELLLD; this is encoded by the exons ATGTCTGCTGGTTCGTCTCCCCTGCTGACCATCCGGTCGTCCGATTCGGACGCAGACTTCGTTCCTCCTACCCAACGCAGGAGGAGCGCCAGGGCCATCAAGGCTAACTCCAAATGGGCCAACTCCACCGCTGCTGACATAGCAGCCGTCTTGGCCCAGTCGGGGATCCCTTACAACGCCGAGTTGAGTAAAGAAGATCTCGTTCTCCTCGCGCACAACACTCTCGGCAGTCCTCAACTCCACGCCGAGCCAAATGTCCCAGGTCCTGCTCCTGATCTCCCAGTCGATCCCGCTGCTGATCTGGAAGAGCCCGCTCCGCCACCAAAGAAACGCCGGGCAAAGACGAAGCACCTTACTCCAGCGCCTCGTAAGAGGAAGCCTACTGCTCCGACCCTCCCGGACTCTCCAGTCTCGTCTCAACCCATCCTGGATGCAGTTCTCTCCCTCACCGCGTCGATTACAGCAATCGACTCCAGAATTCAGGCGCTGGAACACCAGCGCCCAGCTCTACCGGCCTCCTCGCCGTCTGCAGCACCGCCGGCTCCCGCCGCCATTCAGTGGCCCGTCCCCCTCCAAGCACCGAACACCAGCACGGGGTTCTCAGCGGCTAACTCAACTTTAGTGCTAGCTGGCACTGCAGTTTCGCCAGCTTTTTCTCTGGCAACAGCTCTCCCTGCTCCTCCGCTCGGCAGGAGCTTCGTTGCACCCTCCACAGTCTCCATTTCCCCACAACTCAG CGTGTACCCTGATCGCAGGATAGAACTGGACACATACCTTGCCATCATGGCCGATTTCAACCTCCGTTACGGAGGCACACTTTTCTATCAGTACCATAATGCATTTTCCGCGAAGTCCGCTTCTTACATTTCTCTGTACAATCTTCGCTTGGACTGGTCCGTCGTCGACACCGAACTTTTGGTTAGGCATTTCAGTGGCCAAAGATCGCTCAGCTGCAACATTTGTGGCTCCCACGCCCACACGGCGATTCTGTGTCCGCAAACGGCCTTCAACCGACCACCACTTCCGGTTGCTGTCCAGCATCCTGACTCC GGGTTTAGGGTTGGTGTTCTGTCCCCCCTTTCATGCTCGTACACGGCTAGGAACCTTCAGTCGGCTCTAACCGAACCCTCTATAGTGTCCGAACTTCTGTCTAAAGAATTAAATAAAGGCTATGTTCTCGGccccttctctgctcctccttttCACCCCTTCCGCGTAAACTCACTCGGCGTGGCTACCAGGAAATACTCTGGCAAGAAAAGGCTGATTTTTGACATGTCTTCACCTCACTCCGAAACCTGGTCCAGCGTCAATGAAATGATTCCTCTCGAGCCCTTTTCTCTCCACTACGCCTCCGTCGATAATGCTATTCACCTCATTAAAATCGCTGGTCAGGGCGCCCTGCTCGCTAAAGCCGACATTACCGACGCATTTAAGGTTATGCCAATTCACCCTGCCGACTGGCCCCTATTTTGCGTAAAATGGCAGTCTAAATTCTATTTTGCAGTGAGGCTTACTTTCGGGTGCAGGAGTAGTCCTCACATTTTTAATTGCCTTTCAGAAGCACTGTGCTGGATTTTGTTAAATGTCTGTCATTTACCGTTCGTTCTGCACCTCCTGGACGATTTTCTTTTAATTGACTTTCCAGCTAAGACCAGTTCAGTTCTGGACGTCCTTCGCAACGTTTTCCAGGAGCTAGAGGTTCCCCTCTCTGCCGAAAAGACATTAGGACCCGTCACTTCTCTCGAATTTCTGGGTATAATCCTCGACTCCGTTAAAATGCAGGCCTCTCTCCCAGACGAAAAATTGACCAGAATCCGCGAAGTGTCCGCTTCTTCCCTCTCAGTCGGCTCGGTGACTAAGAgggaactcctctctctcctgggccaCCTGAATTTCGCGATGCGCATCATCCCGCAAGGCCGCTCCTTCATCTCTCGCCTGTTAGATCTGGCTCACTCCGTGGAAAATCTATCCGACTCTATTGTTCTCGATTCAGGCTGTCAGTCGGATCTTAGCTTTTGGTCCAAGCTGCTGAAGCATTGGAACggcatctcttttttttacaacGATCACACCGACTCGTCCGTCTCTCTCAAGCTGTTCACGGATGCCGCTCCATCTCTCGGCTTTGGGGGGCTTTACAATGATTTGTGGTTCGCAGAAAAATGGTCCGATGAATTTCTCGCATTTTCCTCCGATGCTGTTTCATCCGCCCTTTTCGAATTATACCCCATCGTGGTCTCCTGCGTCCTGTGGGGTAAAGAATGGTCAAGAAAGCgcattctctttttctgtgacAACGAAGCAGTGGTGGCCATTATTAATAAAGGTCGCTCTCGCTGCCCCAAAATTATGTCTCTTTTGAGGAGACTCACCTGGCAGTCAGTCATTCATAACTTCGTCGTAAATGCCTCTCATGTACCAGGTTATATTAATGTCGAAGCTGACGCACTCTCCCGTCTCCGTTTTCAGGAATTCCAACGTCTCTGCCCTTCAGCCAGCAAAGTGTCAACCCCGTGCCCAAAGTTCTCCGAACTGCTTCTGGATTAA